In Ruminiclostridium papyrosolvens DSM 2782, the following proteins share a genomic window:
- the rpoD gene encoding RNA polymerase sigma factor RpoD, protein MKHSQESRKALLKELIDRGKQKGMLTYKEIIDAFEEIELEPEHIEKIYETLETMGVDVVGDMEAEMEEIQLTDEELDISIPEGISIDDPVRMYLKEIGKVPLLSADEEIDLAHRMENGDIEAKRRLAEANLRLVVSIAKRYVGRGMQFLDLIQEGNLGLIKAVEKFDYRRGFKFSTYATWWIRQAITRAIADQARTIRIPVHMVETINKLIRVSRQLLQELGREPQPDEIAKEIGMSVDKVREIMKISQEPVSLETPIGEEEDSHLGDFIPDDDAPAPAEAAAFTLLKEQLIDVLDTLTAREEKVLRLRFGLDDGRARTLEEVGKEFNVTRERIRQIEAKALRKLRHPSRSKKLKDYLD, encoded by the coding sequence GTGAAACATAGTCAGGAGAGTAGAAAGGCATTACTAAAGGAACTAATAGATAGAGGAAAGCAAAAAGGAATGCTGACCTACAAAGAGATTATAGATGCCTTTGAGGAAATCGAGCTTGAGCCGGAGCATATTGAAAAAATATACGAAACCCTTGAAACAATGGGAGTTGATGTAGTTGGCGATATGGAAGCTGAAATGGAAGAGATTCAGCTAACGGACGAGGAACTTGATATTAGTATTCCGGAGGGCATAAGTATAGATGACCCTGTACGTATGTATCTTAAAGAAATTGGTAAAGTCCCTCTTTTATCAGCAGATGAAGAAATTGATCTTGCTCATAGAATGGAAAACGGTGATATTGAAGCAAAAAGAAGATTGGCCGAGGCAAATTTAAGGCTTGTTGTCAGCATAGCCAAAAGGTATGTTGGCAGAGGTATGCAGTTCCTTGACTTGATTCAGGAAGGTAATCTTGGATTGATTAAGGCAGTTGAAAAATTTGATTATAGAAGAGGTTTTAAATTCAGTACCTATGCCACATGGTGGATAAGACAAGCTATCACAAGGGCAATTGCCGACCAGGCGAGAACTATCCGTATTCCTGTTCATATGGTAGAAACTATTAATAAATTGATTAGAGTTTCAAGACAATTGTTGCAGGAGTTGGGTAGAGAGCCACAGCCCGATGAAATTGCAAAAGAAATTGGTATGTCTGTAGACAAGGTTCGTGAAATTATGAAAATTTCACAAGAGCCAGTATCACTGGAAACTCCTATAGGAGAAGAAGAAGACAGTCATTTGGGTGACTTTATTCCAGATGATGATGCTCCGGCTCCTGCAGAAGCTGCTGCATTTACTTTGCTTAAAGAACAGCTTATTGACGTGCTGGATACTTTAACTGCACGTGAAGAAAAGGTTCTAAGGCTAAGATTTGGTTTGGATGATGGACGAGCAAGGACTCTTGAAGAAGTTGGTAAGGAGTTTAATGTAACCAGAGAGCGCATTCGTCAAATAGAGGCAAAGGCGTTAAGAAAATTGAGACATCCAAGCAGAAGCAAAAAGTTAAAGGATTATTTAGACTAA
- a CDS encoding DUF6079 family protein — translation MKYSQLVQFDPIETVVKLKDADSKGEAERLVKTYVMSDSMADSLIGVVIPQLQFEQTVDNKGVFIVGNYGTGKSHLMSIVSTIAEDASLLDYIKHDKFREHAKSIAGKFEVLRFEIGASKMNLRDIIVRKLESDLKQRGIDYKFPPLEEVTDNKQYLVEMMGLFEEKYPDKGYLIVVDELLDYLGSRKELEIKLDLGFLREIGEVSKNTRIRFMAGVQETLFDNPGFSFVAKTILKVKDRFEQIIIRREDISFVVSQRLLQKNNEQKAWIREHLQKVSSMYKNMADRIEEYVNLYPIHPAFLETFEKVYIAEKREVLKTITLTIKEMLDSEVPNEEPGLVSYDAYWSYIKNSPSKRTETEVKDVIDKSGILEGIIQHSFTKPQYKPIALRIIYALSVHRLTTGNINAPLGITVQNMKDDLCIYDPLLPEKEEDFLITTIETIMREISNTVSGQFIEYNQENEQYYLDLKKDIDYGAKIQQKADLLDEDSLNEFYYKLINISMEWNAQEYITGFEIYEYDLIWEDKNVEREGYRFMGTPNGRSTAQPPRDFYIYFLPPYGTDNSAYIKNEDEVYFEFMCDAGFTNLLKMYSAAHKMASISSGDSKNSYLKKAEDYQKDAIKWIRQNINQCFIVSYRGESKTILSWLKGKRIGDKSLKEQVDMAAASCLDVWFNEQYPDYPKFYITVTHNNYNQLFKAAMDYIAGKKTDTGSKILDSLQLLDVENISPKNSVYAKYFIDLINHLPQGKVLNRSEIIERINEEVEYDKRFKLEPIWIALIMSSLVYNGDITLAAGGKNFDATMLKELAAENTMNLIEFKHCDRPKDVPVAVLKKLFEILGLPPGQIVNANTRDVAVASMLVKIDEYIDKALKATLFLNGDISVWGKPSMESYKVDNYKESIKEFKNFLDGLKIFNTQAKLKNFRHTEEEIDKQGAALRLLVDIDKIKDLKSKIEANTAYLSGAEIVLKDQSWIDKVNALKLKLETVLKNLDNIDEDFIRVFNSELSGLKDEYRNVYMELHKKNRLDLNGDNAKKKIMQSKELNNLKKLTAIEDILPVVKLNGITEKISRLRTCYNLTQQDMEGKFMCPHCQFNPSENNQPVHGVIDSVEDDIEKIYKEWTEIIVSSVEDPMVKENIGFLKAEQQNVISKLLETRKLPDVIDGNFVSGVNTLMKGLEKVEVLVEDMKKAISGDGPVTVEDIRARFEKYVRDLTKGKDESKVRIILK, via the coding sequence ATGAAATATAGTCAATTAGTACAATTTGATCCTATTGAAACTGTCGTTAAACTAAAAGATGCTGATTCAAAGGGAGAAGCCGAAAGACTTGTAAAGACCTATGTCATGTCCGACAGTATGGCCGATAGCCTTATAGGAGTTGTAATTCCACAGTTACAGTTTGAACAAACCGTTGATAATAAAGGAGTTTTTATTGTTGGTAATTACGGCACAGGTAAATCACACTTAATGTCTATTGTATCGACTATTGCAGAAGACGCAAGCCTTTTGGATTATATAAAACATGATAAATTTAGGGAACATGCTAAATCCATTGCAGGAAAGTTTGAAGTATTGAGGTTCGAGATTGGTGCTTCAAAGATGAATTTAAGGGACATAATCGTCAGAAAGCTGGAAAGCGACCTTAAACAAAGAGGGATTGATTATAAATTCCCACCACTTGAAGAAGTTACTGATAATAAGCAGTATCTTGTTGAAATGATGGGACTATTTGAAGAAAAGTATCCAGATAAAGGGTACCTCATTGTTGTTGATGAGCTTCTGGACTATCTTGGCAGCAGAAAAGAATTGGAGATTAAGCTCGACCTGGGCTTTTTAAGGGAGATTGGAGAAGTTAGCAAGAATACTCGCATAAGGTTCATGGCAGGCGTTCAGGAAACTCTGTTTGATAACCCTGGCTTTTCTTTTGTAGCAAAAACTATACTTAAGGTTAAAGATAGATTTGAACAGATCATTATAAGAAGAGAGGATATATCGTTTGTAGTCTCTCAAAGATTGCTGCAGAAAAATAATGAGCAGAAAGCCTGGATAAGAGAACACTTGCAGAAGGTTAGCTCAATGTATAAGAACATGGCTGATAGGATTGAGGAGTACGTTAATTTGTATCCAATACACCCAGCTTTTCTTGAGACTTTTGAAAAGGTATATATAGCAGAAAAGAGAGAGGTTTTAAAAACCATAACCTTAACCATAAAGGAAATGCTCGACAGCGAAGTACCCAATGAGGAGCCTGGGCTTGTTTCCTATGATGCATATTGGTCCTACATAAAAAACAGTCCATCAAAGAGAACAGAAACAGAAGTAAAGGATGTTATTGATAAAAGCGGCATATTGGAAGGTATTATTCAGCATTCCTTTACAAAGCCCCAATATAAGCCTATTGCTTTGAGGATTATTTACGCATTAAGTGTTCACAGGTTGACCACGGGTAATATTAATGCTCCTCTGGGTATTACAGTGCAAAATATGAAGGATGATTTGTGCATATACGATCCTCTGCTTCCAGAGAAGGAAGAAGATTTTCTTATCACAACCATTGAGACTATTATGAGAGAAATCTCTAACACTGTCAGCGGGCAATTTATTGAATATAACCAGGAAAACGAGCAGTATTACCTTGATCTTAAAAAAGATATTGATTACGGTGCAAAAATTCAGCAAAAAGCTGATCTACTTGATGAAGATAGTTTGAACGAATTCTATTATAAATTAATAAATATATCAATGGAATGGAATGCACAGGAATATATAACGGGTTTTGAAATATATGAATATGATTTAATATGGGAGGATAAAAATGTAGAGCGGGAAGGATACCGTTTTATGGGGACTCCCAATGGGCGGTCAACTGCTCAACCACCGAGGGATTTTTATATTTATTTCTTGCCACCATATGGAACTGATAATTCCGCATATATAAAGAACGAGGACGAAGTGTATTTTGAGTTCATGTGTGATGCTGGGTTTACCAATTTACTGAAGATGTATTCCGCTGCACACAAAATGGCAAGTATTTCATCAGGTGATAGTAAAAACTCTTATCTAAAGAAAGCAGAAGACTACCAAAAAGATGCTATAAAATGGATAAGACAGAATATAAATCAATGCTTTATTGTCAGTTATAGAGGTGAAAGCAAAACAATATTATCTTGGTTAAAAGGTAAAAGAATAGGAGATAAGTCGCTCAAAGAACAAGTAGACATGGCTGCGGCATCTTGTTTAGATGTATGGTTTAATGAACAATATCCTGATTATCCAAAGTTTTATATTACAGTTACTCACAATAATTATAATCAGCTGTTTAAGGCTGCTATGGACTATATCGCAGGTAAAAAAACAGATACAGGCTCAAAGATACTTGACTCCTTACAACTTTTAGATGTAGAAAATATTTCTCCCAAAAACTCTGTATATGCAAAGTATTTTATTGACCTAATCAATCATTTGCCTCAAGGAAAGGTATTAAATAGGTCAGAAATCATAGAGCGTATTAACGAAGAAGTTGAATATGATAAGAGATTTAAGTTGGAACCAATCTGGATTGCTTTGATAATGTCATCTTTAGTATACAACGGAGACATTACACTTGCTGCTGGTGGTAAGAACTTTGATGCTACGATGTTAAAGGAATTAGCAGCAGAGAATACCATGAACCTTATAGAGTTTAAGCATTGTGACAGGCCAAAGGATGTGCCTGTAGCTGTGCTGAAGAAACTATTTGAAATTCTTGGGCTGCCCCCTGGACAAATCGTTAATGCAAATACAAGGGATGTTGCTGTTGCCAGTATGCTGGTTAAGATTGATGAATATATTGATAAGGCTTTGAAGGCTACCCTTTTCTTGAATGGTGATATATCCGTTTGGGGGAAGCCCTCAATGGAATCTTATAAGGTGGATAACTATAAGGAAAGTATAAAAGAATTTAAGAATTTCCTGGATGGTTTGAAGATTTTTAATACCCAGGCAAAGCTGAAAAATTTCAGACACACCGAGGAAGAGATTGATAAGCAAGGAGCAGCATTAAGGCTGCTTGTGGACATTGATAAGATTAAGGATTTGAAATCAAAGATAGAAGCCAATACAGCTTATCTGTCTGGGGCAGAAATTGTATTGAAGGACCAGTCGTGGATTGACAAGGTAAATGCTTTGAAGCTGAAGCTGGAAACAGTTCTTAAGAACCTTGATAATATTGATGAAGATTTTATAAGAGTATTTAATAGCGAATTATCAGGTTTGAAGGATGAGTATAGAAATGTCTATATGGAACTTCATAAAAAAAATAGGCTTGATTTGAATGGCGATAATGCAAAGAAAAAAATTATGCAGAGCAAAGAGCTTAATAATCTTAAGAAATTGACGGCTATAGAAGACATACTTCCTGTAGTTAAGCTAAATGGAATCACAGAAAAAATTTCAAGGCTTCGTACTTGCTATAACCTTACCCAGCAGGATATGGAAGGTAAATTTATGTGTCCGCACTGCCAATTTAACCCTTCCGAGAATAATCAACCTGTTCATGGGGTAATTGACAGTGTAGAAGATGATATTGAGAAGATTTATAAGGAGTGGACCGAAATTATTGTTTCCAGCGTTGAGGATCCAATGGTTAAAGAGAATATTGGCTTCCTTAAAGCAGAGCAACAGAATGTGATTAGTAAACTGCTTGAAACAAGAAAACTTCCAGACGTTATAGATGGCAACTTTGTATCTGGCGTAAACACTCTGATGAAAGGGCTGGAAAAAGTCGAAGTGCTTGTAGAGGATATGAAAAAAGCAATTTCAGGTGATGGTCCTGTTACTGTTGAGGATATTAGAGCAAGATTTGAAAAGTATGTCCGTGACTTGACGAAGGGCAAGGATGAAAGCAAAGTAAGAATCATATTGAAATAA
- a CDS encoding Nif3-like dinuclear metal center hexameric protein — MNAGDVLNYLNEIAPWRYAEEWDSVGLMVGSRDSNITKILLCMDVTANVISEAESNGAQMIISHHPFIFSKMKAIDMETFKGAQIAKLIKNNITVVSAHTNLDTAPGGVNDTLAENLQLRNCKNLKTYIPKGLNFDLGMGKIGELPDYTSFDEFVRDIKKNLGIENLRIIGNKPEKVKNIAVFCGSFDDDLENLKSRKADVLVTGDIKYHTALDAAQMGLCIVDAGHFATERIILPKLRDTLSKRFKELEIICSIVEADPFNFA; from the coding sequence ATGAATGCAGGAGATGTACTTAATTATTTAAATGAAATTGCACCTTGGCGATATGCTGAGGAGTGGGATAGTGTAGGGCTAATGGTTGGCAGCAGGGACAGCAATATAACAAAAATACTACTTTGTATGGATGTAACAGCTAACGTGATATCTGAAGCTGAAAGTAATGGTGCTCAAATGATTATTTCTCATCATCCTTTTATCTTTTCAAAGATGAAAGCCATAGATATGGAAACTTTCAAAGGAGCTCAGATAGCAAAGCTGATAAAAAACAATATAACAGTTGTTAGTGCACATACAAATCTCGATACAGCCCCGGGGGGAGTTAATGATACTCTGGCAGAGAACTTACAACTTAGGAATTGTAAGAATTTGAAAACGTACATTCCAAAAGGATTAAATTTTGACTTAGGAATGGGAAAGATAGGGGAATTACCGGATTATACGAGTTTTGATGAATTTGTTAGAGATATTAAGAAAAACTTAGGAATAGAGAATCTCAGAATAATCGGTAATAAACCTGAAAAAGTAAAAAACATTGCAGTGTTTTGCGGCAGCTTTGATGACGATCTGGAGAACTTAAAAAGCCGCAAGGCTGATGTCTTGGTAACAGGTGATATAAAGTACCATACTGCGTTAGATGCCGCTCAAATGGGTCTGTGCATTGTTGATGCGGGGCATTTTGCAACAGAACGAATCATTTTGCCTAAATTAAGGGATACCCTAAGCAAAAGATTTAAGGAACTTGAAATAATTTGCAGTATAGTGGAAGCTGACCCATTTAATTTTGCTTGA
- a CDS encoding AAA family ATPase, which produces MAYLKEIRFNWDKVESRNRYPFDIPSLKRIKSIYFKSNVTFFVGENGSGKSTLLEAIAQNCGFCVKGGSRNSLLTDDVDDLSLSSILTLAWLPKVSNGFLLRAETFYDYASYIDSLGPEAYASYGGKSLHMQSHGESFLSLLQNRFGGKGIYLLDEPEAALSPQRQLVLLRIIRQLEKDGKAQFIIATHSPILMAYPDADIYSFDHSPIIKVQYEETEHYQVTRGFLNNRDKVLEELFSDD; this is translated from the coding sequence TTGGCATACCTAAAAGAAATCAGATTCAATTGGGATAAGGTGGAAAGTAGAAACAGATACCCGTTCGATATTCCTTCGCTGAAGAGAATTAAGTCCATATATTTTAAAAGTAATGTAACATTCTTTGTCGGGGAGAACGGGAGTGGCAAATCAACACTACTTGAAGCTATTGCTCAAAACTGTGGATTTTGTGTGAAAGGCGGCAGCCGTAATAGCTTACTGACTGATGATGTTGACGATTTGTCACTTTCGTCAATATTAACCCTGGCATGGCTTCCGAAGGTTTCAAACGGATTTTTATTGAGAGCCGAGACTTTTTATGATTATGCAAGTTACATAGACAGTTTGGGACCAGAAGCATATGCATCATACGGGGGTAAATCGCTTCATATGCAGTCCCATGGAGAATCTTTTCTTTCGCTTTTGCAGAACAGGTTTGGTGGCAAAGGGATATATCTTCTGGATGAACCTGAAGCAGCATTATCTCCACAAAGGCAGCTTGTACTTCTTCGGATAATACGGCAGTTGGAGAAAGACGGAAAAGCCCAGTTTATAATAGCAACTCATTCGCCGATTCTTATGGCTTACCCAGATGCCGACATCTATAGCTTCGACCATTCTCCCATTATAAAGGTGCAATATGAGGAGACCGAGCATTACCAGGTTACGAGAGGGTTTCTTAATAATCGGGATAAGGTGCTGGAAGAGCTGTTTTCAGACGATTAG
- a CDS encoding tRNA (adenine(22)-N(1))-methyltransferase — translation MILNLKGRLKLIADKVPKCNVLADIGTDHAYIPIYLVQNGVCQKAIASDVKIGPVKMASNNISLYKLSEKIETRLGNGLDTIEINEADSIIIAGMGGTLLTELLEANKPKTVNADTLVLQPMNDLHVVRKWLYDNAFEIYDEEMVAEGPKIYFVLSAKFSGNEKQYSDFELYVGQRLIEKKDPLLGAYCRMKVQQIDKVLEQLEEMKENDALKSQYLRQKIDYINLIEKL, via the coding sequence TTGATTTTAAATTTAAAGGGAAGGCTCAAATTAATTGCTGATAAAGTTCCTAAATGTAATGTGTTGGCAGATATAGGAACTGACCACGCATATATTCCTATTTATCTGGTTCAGAATGGTGTTTGCCAAAAGGCAATTGCATCAGATGTTAAAATAGGACCTGTAAAGATGGCTAGTAACAATATTTCTTTATATAAATTATCTGAAAAGATAGAAACCAGACTTGGTAATGGCTTGGATACTATAGAAATTAATGAAGCGGACTCAATAATCATTGCCGGAATGGGTGGAACGCTTTTGACGGAGCTTTTAGAGGCCAATAAGCCAAAAACAGTTAATGCTGATACTCTGGTATTACAACCTATGAATGATCTTCATGTAGTGCGAAAATGGTTGTATGACAACGCTTTTGAAATATATGATGAAGAAATGGTTGCAGAAGGTCCTAAAATATACTTTGTGCTGTCTGCTAAGTTCAGTGGAAATGAGAAACAATACTCTGATTTTGAACTTTATGTTGGACAAAGACTTATAGAAAAAAAAGATCCATTACTTGGTGCTTATTGTAGAATGAAGGTACAGCAGATTGATAAAGTACTTGAACAGTTGGAAGAAATGAAAGAAAATGATGCGCTTAAAAGTCAATATTTAAGACAAAAAATAGATTATATAAATTTGATTGAAAAACTATAA
- a CDS encoding tyrosine-type recombinase/integrase, which yields MNKNDFQIAVNGFLNDLDCSHCSESTIKAYRSDLTLLNEFLDLRYKSLLNNLSAMKTSHVLQYRDFLFHKKGFKRKTADRKYFCFRKFCEYLELAGFIEKNPALEVKHKKYKDTKAPNFLEWEEIYQIIDVVALFETENTARDAAMLSVLAYLGCRRSEVIDLDWKDIDFQKNEIAIYRRKTKTYDYLPMHPNLENAMRRYYAENRFTPKGPLFLSERGNRLSVTAFKQMFDKAVLYSGIKKEFDITPHTFRHSFISNMIREGASIAEIQEYTGHSDLGSLQVYFHMGTQHKRNILSKIPA from the coding sequence ATGAACAAAAATGACTTCCAAATAGCAGTAAATGGATTTCTAAATGATTTGGATTGCAGCCATTGTTCGGAGAGTACAATAAAAGCATATCGTTCGGATCTGACACTTCTTAATGAATTCCTTGATTTAAGGTATAAAAGTCTATTGAATAATTTGTCAGCCATGAAGACAAGCCATGTGTTACAATACAGAGACTTTTTGTTCCATAAAAAAGGATTTAAACGGAAAACGGCTGACAGGAAATATTTCTGCTTTAGAAAATTCTGCGAATATCTTGAACTTGCTGGTTTTATCGAAAAGAACCCTGCTCTTGAAGTAAAGCATAAAAAGTATAAAGACACCAAAGCACCAAACTTTCTGGAGTGGGAAGAAATATACCAGATCATTGACGTGGTTGCCCTATTTGAGACGGAAAATACAGCAAGAGATGCTGCTATGCTTTCAGTTTTGGCTTATTTAGGCTGCAGGAGGTCTGAAGTAATAGATCTGGACTGGAAGGACATTGATTTTCAAAAAAATGAAATTGCAATATACAGGAGAAAGACAAAAACCTATGATTATCTTCCAATGCATCCTAACTTGGAAAATGCCATGAGAAGGTACTATGCTGAAAACCGATTCACTCCCAAAGGACCTCTGTTTTTATCAGAGCGTGGAAATAGGCTTTCTGTAACAGCTTTTAAGCAAATGTTCGACAAGGCAGTATTATATTCTGGCATTAAGAAGGAATTTGATATAACACCGCACACCTTCCGTCATTCTTTCATAAGCAATATGATAAGAGAAGGGGCAAGTATTGCTGAAATACAAGAATATACAGGGCATAGTGATCTCGGAAGCCTGCAAGTCTACTTTCATATGGGTACTCAACACAAAAGAAATATTTTATCCAAAATACCAGCATAG
- a CDS encoding AAA family ATPase yields MIDKLLTLKNIGIFNDLQVDSSSWDRGFKRNNLIFAANGQGKTTLSIIFESLAKGNGELLIGRKTLGSVGTQKIEFLSGTKKIKFENDAWTELIPDMEIFNARFITENLYIGDTINPEHKRNLHQFVLGEDGVNLINQINGLDEQIKQVQGELKAAEKVIQSHTAKKIVTEAFIALPNLDNIDEQISQLESTLKNLEQSEDIIKHSEFTSIEIKLPDINEIKILLTKGYSEISKEAEQLVNEHIKNLNSKAAGNWINQGLTLIQKDKCPFCGCDVSESEIIQAYKQYFSQKYEEYKKGLSSQIDKIGQELSEANIFRLRKAITDNIREAQYWSEKTGDTVPVSFNEEVVAVLESLAEILKSLFIAKKSDILSTISLPDEITSILDQVTAQVAACQQNVKENNQKVKVFKQRISSANKRELQENLDKLYLTKKRYIPEIDTACQEYTTNSQTKQGLDDQKVIAKGKLDQYTEAFRSTFAVEINTILEKFGAGFIICDIDTDYRSGPKFEFKLSINGQPFCLCDTKNRDTVPQFKNTLSEGDKSTLAFAFFVAKLNKSSDIDKKIVVIDDPISSLDFYRVSMTASILSELLGKVKQMFVLTHDLKFTKKYFDRTHKTHDIVMLEIKNKKFSKFDIDKSQLSDYFINYFILDDYILGISNESEISVVRAIRPLLEAHYRMHYPKHFKCDKWLGNFIDMVRTSTCEHPYFGLKDKLPEIEAVNDYSKQYHHDTNPLANNLEINATELKSFATAALNLCS; encoded by the coding sequence ATGATAGACAAGCTGTTAACCCTAAAAAACATCGGTATTTTTAACGATCTACAAGTAGATTCAAGTTCATGGGATAGGGGCTTTAAGAGAAATAACCTTATATTTGCGGCAAACGGTCAGGGTAAAACTACCTTATCAATAATTTTTGAATCTCTTGCAAAAGGGAATGGAGAGCTATTGATTGGTAGAAAAACACTTGGCTCTGTAGGAACACAAAAAATTGAGTTTTTGTCTGGGACAAAGAAAATAAAGTTTGAAAATGATGCTTGGACTGAACTTATACCTGACATGGAAATATTTAATGCAAGGTTTATTACAGAAAATCTCTACATAGGTGATACCATTAATCCAGAGCATAAGCGGAACCTTCACCAATTCGTACTTGGTGAAGATGGTGTAAATTTGATAAACCAGATAAACGGATTAGACGAACAAATAAAACAGGTTCAGGGTGAATTAAAGGCAGCAGAAAAAGTAATACAATCACATACTGCAAAAAAAATAGTTACTGAAGCATTTATTGCGTTACCAAACCTTGATAATATCGACGAGCAAATTAGTCAACTTGAATCGACTTTGAAAAACCTGGAACAAAGTGAAGATATCATAAAACATAGTGAATTCACAAGTATTGAGATTAAGCTGCCCGACATAAATGAAATAAAAATTCTGCTCACTAAAGGTTATAGTGAGATTTCAAAAGAAGCAGAACAGCTTGTTAATGAACACATTAAAAATCTGAACAGCAAGGCCGCTGGAAATTGGATTAATCAAGGTCTGACCCTAATTCAGAAAGATAAATGCCCCTTCTGCGGCTGTGATGTTTCGGAAAGCGAGATAATACAAGCCTACAAACAGTATTTTAGTCAAAAATATGAAGAGTATAAAAAAGGGTTATCTTCACAGATTGATAAAATTGGACAGGAATTAAGCGAGGCAAATATTTTCAGGTTAAGAAAGGCTATCACAGACAATATTAGGGAAGCCCAATATTGGAGTGAAAAAACTGGTGATACTGTTCCTGTATCTTTTAACGAAGAGGTTGTCGCCGTTCTTGAGAGCTTGGCAGAAATATTAAAATCTTTGTTTATCGCAAAAAAAAGTGATATATTATCCACCATTAGCCTTCCAGACGAGATTACAAGTATTCTCGATCAGGTTACTGCACAAGTAGCAGCCTGTCAGCAAAATGTAAAAGAAAATAACCAAAAGGTAAAGGTGTTTAAACAAAGGATTAGCAGTGCCAATAAAAGGGAGCTTCAAGAAAATTTGGATAAACTATACCTTACCAAAAAGAGGTATATACCTGAAATCGATACAGCGTGTCAGGAATACACTACCAATAGTCAGACAAAGCAAGGGCTTGATGATCAAAAGGTTATAGCAAAAGGAAAACTGGATCAATACACTGAAGCGTTTAGAAGTACATTTGCAGTTGAAATTAATACAATCCTTGAAAAGTTTGGAGCTGGATTTATAATCTGTGATATAGACACTGATTATAGGAGCGGGCCAAAATTTGAGTTCAAGCTCTCAATAAATGGACAACCATTTTGCTTATGCGATACGAAGAATCGTGATACGGTTCCTCAATTCAAAAATACTCTTTCTGAAGGTGATAAAAGTACACTTGCTTTTGCTTTCTTTGTTGCAAAACTGAACAAATCCTCTGATATTGATAAAAAGATAGTAGTTATTGATGATCCTATTTCCAGCCTGGATTTTTATAGGGTTAGTATGACCGCAAGTATCCTCTCTGAACTTCTGGGCAAAGTAAAGCAAATGTTTGTCCTTACGCATGACCTTAAATTCACAAAGAAATATTTTGACCGTACCCATAAAACACATGATATTGTTATGCTGGAAATAAAGAACAAAAAATTCAGTAAATTTGATATTGATAAGTCGCAGTTGAGCGATTATTTTATCAATTACTTTATACTTGACGATTACATTCTCGGAATATCCAACGAAAGTGAAATATCAGTTGTACGGGCAATCAGGCCGCTGCTCGAAGCACATTATAGGATGCACTACCCCAAGCACTTCAAGTGCGATAAATGGCTTGGTAATTTCATCGATATGGTGAGAACTTCAACCTGCGAACATCCCTACTTCGGGTTAAAGGACAAGCTACCAGAAATAGAAGCTGTTAATGACTACTCAAAACAGTATCACCATGATACAAACCCCCTGGCGAACAATTTGGAGATAAATGCTACGGAATTGAAGAGCTTTGCAACTGCTGCTTTAAACCTGTGTTCATAA
- the brxF gene encoding BREX-3 system P-loop-containing protein BrxF has protein sequence MAFINEVKKMSNSMLDKYYKLILLIGKNGSGKTSLINELCAANTYSYINLNLALSEKLKDVPIGDRCYCVQDFIDEIIRNASGDFIVLDNIELIFSKHLQLEPLGVLKNIAKYRKTIVAWQGSITNGYLTYAEPTHEDYVKYKMDELECLYINLERGL, from the coding sequence ATGGCTTTTATCAACGAAGTTAAAAAGATGTCGAACTCTATGTTAGACAAATATTACAAGCTCATACTCCTGATAGGGAAGAATGGGTCTGGGAAAACCAGCCTTATAAATGAATTGTGTGCTGCCAATACTTATAGTTACATTAATCTGAATTTAGCATTATCCGAGAAATTAAAGGATGTACCTATAGGAGATAGATGCTATTGTGTTCAAGATTTTATTGATGAAATAATTAGGAACGCATCTGGAGATTTTATTGTGTTGGACAATATTGAACTAATCTTCTCCAAGCATCTTCAATTAGAACCATTAGGTGTCTTGAAAAATATAGCAAAATACAGGAAAACAATTGTTGCTTGGCAAGGTAGCATAACGAATGGATATTTGACCTATGCCGAGCCTACACATGAGGATTATGTAAAATATAAAATGGATGAATTGGAATGTTTATATATAAATTTGGAGAGGGGTTTGTAA